The following proteins are encoded in a genomic region of Vicia villosa cultivar HV-30 ecotype Madison, WI unplaced genomic scaffold, Vvil1.0 ctg.002147F_1_1, whole genome shotgun sequence:
- the LOC131638014 gene encoding F-box/kelch-repeat protein At3g27150-like gives MTNKKALPVPNFGSDFCISYHNSLLQKRRIMEVLPPPSDGNGSSTEEEPLPQDADYNLSLSDELETSILARFPRSQHWKLYFLNKRFLSLMRSGEIYKIRKELGLKEPSVFMLASGESNWWGMDWPFTSSRKLPRIQSDYSFEFGDKESFCAGSQLLVSGKEIDGAVIWRYDSETNEWFKGPFMINPRCLFASASSGNFAFVAGGLTSSYSEILDTAEKYDSKTKIWKPLPKMNKKRKFCSGCFMDKRFYVIGGQDENRNDLTCGEFFDEKTDTWNLIPDMLKDIPVSDSQSPPLIAVVNNELYTLDASSNELKVYVKGINKWKKLGVVPVRADEQGGWGVAFKSLGDELLVIGAPSVSNKERVLAIYTCCPDPDGEMLKWKQIECGSVQLNHFIRNCAVMMGST, from the coding sequence ATGACTAATAAAAAAGCATTACCAGTTCCGAATTTTGGTAGTGACTTTTGCATTAGTTACCATAATTCTTTGTTACAAAAGAGGAGAATTATGGAAGTGTTACCACCACCCTCCGATGGCAACGGTTCCTCGACAGAAGAAGAACCTTTACCTCAGGATGCAGATTATAATCTTAGTCTCAGCGACGAGCTAGAGACATCGATCTTGGCAAGATTTCCGAGATCACAGCACTGGAAACTATATTTTCtaaacaagagattcttgagtCTTATGAGAAGTGGTGAGATATATAAAATAAGGAAAGAGTTAGGACTCAAAGAACCTTCTGTTTTTATGTTAGCTAGCGGCGAAAGCAATTGGTGGGGTATGGATTGGCCTTTTACCTCAAGCAGGAAGTTACCAAGGATTCAATCAGATTACAGCTTTGAGTTTGGTGATAAAGAATCCTTTTGCGCAGGGTCGCAGTTATTGGTTTCGGGCAAAGAAATCGACGGTGCTGTTATTTGGAGATATGATTCAGAAACTAATGAATGGTTTAAAGGTCCATTCATGATTAATCCAAGGTGTCTTTTTGCTTCTGCTAGTTCTGGCAATTTCGCTTTCGTTGCAGGAGGTTTAACGAGCAGTTATAGCGAAATATTGGATACTGCTGAGAAATATGATTCCAAAACCAAAATTTGGAAGCCTTTGCCAAAGATGAATAAGAAGAGAAAATTCTGTTCTGGTTGTTTCATGGACAAGAGATTCTATGTTATTGGTGGACAAGATGAGAATCGAAATGATCTAACTTGTGGCGAGTTTTTCGACGAAAAGACAGATACATGGAACTTGATCCCTGATATGTTGAAAGATATTCCGGTTTCGGATTCGCAGTCGCCGCCTCTTATAGCTGTTGTTAATAATGAGCTTTACACACTTGATGCTTCTTCTAATGAGTTGAAAGTTTATGTCAAAGGGATCAATAAGTGGAAGAAATTAGGTGTTGTTCCGGTGAGAGCCGATGAACAAGGTGGTTGGGGCGTCGCTTTTAAGTCGCTAGGAGATGAGTTGCTTGTTATTGGCGCGCCTTCGGTCTCGAATAAAGAACGCGTGTTGGCGATTTATACTTGTTGTCCTGATCCTGATGGTGAGATGTTGAAGTGGAAGCAAATTGAATGTGGGAGTGTTCAGCTCAATCATTTCATTAGGAATTGTGCCGTGATGATGGGAAGTACTTGA